From the Lolium rigidum isolate FL_2022 chromosome 2, APGP_CSIRO_Lrig_0.1, whole genome shotgun sequence genome, one window contains:
- the LOC124692448 gene encoding cationic amino acid transporter 9, chloroplastic-like yields the protein MTQERTSLLPVWARTTARRPRTRHHHPPHVNAADAMEGEDADHRPSSSSGRSFLSGLCAAALRRKPLASRTAAAASSDALVRQLGVLELVLIGIGASIGAGIFVITGTVARDAGPGVTISFALAGAACVLNALCYAELASRFPAVVGGAYLYTYAAFNELTAFLVFTQLMIDYHIGAASIARSLASYFIQFLELIPAVKGNVPSWIGHGEEFFGGVVSVNLLAPILLVILTVILCRGVKESSTVNTFMTTLKIVIVIVVVFAGVFEVDVSNWSPFMPNGFKAVVTGSTVVFFAYVGFDAVANSAEEAKRPQRDLPIGILGSLLVCVILYIAVCLVITGMVPYTLLGEDAPLAEAFAAKGLKFVTVLISIGAVAGLTTTLLVGLYVQSRLYLGLGRDGLLPSIFAKVHPTLHTPLHSQIWVGCVAAILAGLFNVQALSHILSVGTLTGYSVVSACVITLRWSDKATNSRSLGSISIWQEGVLCLVTVALCGFVAGISYRFSYAIAFIIVAFLIAIVASFALQFRQVYVPVDAPRFSCPGVPLVPVLSVFFNMFLFAQLHVEAWYRFVILSLIAVGVYAGYGQYYSAPSTSDRSSVAYHGVPSEAP from the exons ATGACGCAAGAGCGCACGTCACTCCTCCCGGTGTGGGCGCGGACGACCGCGCGACGGCCAAGAACCAGACACCACCACCCGCCCCACGTCAACGCCGCAGACGCCATGGAAGGGGAAGACGCGGACCAcaggccctcctcctcgtccggccGCTCCTTCCTCTCCGGCCtctgcgccgccgcgctccgccgcAAGCCCCTCGCCTcgcggaccgccgccgccgcctccagcgacGCCCTCGTGCGGCAGCTCGGCGTCCTCGAGCTCGTGCTCATCGGGATCGGCGCCTCCATCGGCGCTGGGATCTTCGTCATCACCGGAACCGTCGCCCGCGACGCCGGCCCGG GTGTGACCATCAGTTTCGCCCTAGCCGGAGCTGCGTGCGTGCTCAACGCCCTGTGCTATGCTGAACTGGCGTCTCGTTTCCCGGCGGTGGTCGGGGGAGCATACTTGTACACGTACGCTGCGTTTAATGAGCTCACGGCCTTCCTGGTTTTCACCCAATTGATGATTGATTACCATATTGGGGCAGCAAGCATTGCCCGTAGCTTAGCAAGCTATTTCATCCAGTTCTTGGAGCTGATTCCGGCTGTGAAGGGCAATGTTCCCAGTTGGATTGGCCACGGAGAAGAGTTTTTTGGCGGTGTTGTTTCAGTTAACTTGTTGGCTCCAATTCTTCTCGTCATATTGACTGTGATCCTCTGCCGTGGTGTCAAAGAATCGTCAACAGTGAACACTTTTATGACTACATTGAAG ATAGTCATTGTCATAGTCGTTGTATTTGCTGGTGTGTTCGAGGTGGATGTATCAAACTGGTCACCATTTATGCCGAATGGTTTCAAAGCTGTTGTAACCGGATCCACAGTAGTCTTCTTTGCCTATGTTGGCTTTGATGCAGTTGCTAATTCTGCCGAGGAAGCTAAAAGACCACAG AGGGACTTGCCTATTGGCATCCTGGGGAGCCTTCTGGTATGTGTCATACTATACATTGCTGTGTGCTTGGTGATTACTGGAATGGTGCCATATACATTACTTGGTGAAGATGCTCCCTTGGCTGAGGCTTTTGCTGCTAAGGGGTTGAAATTTGTTACCGTGTTGATCAGTATTGGAGCTGTTGCTGGTCTTACTACAACACTTCTTGTTGGTCTGTATGTTCAG TCACGTTTGTATCTTGGGCTTGGAAGGGATGGCCTACTACCTTCAATATTTGCTAAAGTTCACCCAACGCTGCATACTCCTCTGCACTCTCAGATCTGggttggttgtgttgcagcaatcttaGCTGGCCTCTTTAATGTGCAAGCACTCTCTCATATTCTCTCAGTTGGCACACTG ACAGGCTACTCAGTTGTATCAGCTTGTGTGATCACGCTTCGATGGAGCGACAAAGCAACTAATTCTCGCTCCCTTGGAAGTATCTCAATCTGGCAGGAGGGTGTTTTGTGCCTTGTCACGGTGGCTCTCTGCGGTTTCGTAGCAGGAATATCCTACCGATTTAGCTACGCTATTGCCTTCATCATAGTAGCTTTTCTGATAGCTATTGTTGCCAGCTTTGCTCTCCAGTTTCGACAG GTCTATGTTCCTGTGGATGCTCCTCGCTTTTCTTGTCCTGGAGTTCCGCTGGTCCCGGTGCTCTCTGTTTTCTTCAATATGTTTTTGTTTGCTCAG CTTCATGTAGAAGCTTGGTACAGATTCGTCATACTTAGTCTCATCGCGGTGGGGGTCTATGCCGGATATGGTCAGTACTACAGTGCTCCTTCCACGTCAGACCGCTCCTCTGTAGCTTACCATGGAGTTCCCTCTGAAGCTCCATGA